CACCCCACGAGACTCGTGGCAACCTACTGTACACGGAGTACGAAGACTCGCCCTACTGGGCCGTCCGCCAGCTGTACAACCACATCGACGGCGGTGCGAAAGGAATCGAGGTAGAAATACCACGCTACGACGCGCCGGGAACAGAGGTTTGGACGGTTTCACTCGGGTTCCACGAGTCCGGGCTGTCTCCCTCGAAACGTGATACCGTCAACTCGCTCCTCGAGTACGACATCAACGCCTACGGTGAGGGACAGCGAAAACTCCCGATTATCATTCAACCCCGACTCGGATGGGACGACGAGAACCGGCCAAACAGCGTTCCTGCGAACCTTGGCCGTTCGACCAACGTCAAACTGAACAACACGGTCAACGTCGAACTTGACGAGATTCCCCATCTCATTCGCGAGATATTACGTGCCGTCTGTGAGAGAGTCGGCTTTGACTGGTCTCGTCGGTACTTCACAGAGACACCTCACGAGTATTCGACCATCACCCAGCACGAGCGGTACATCCGCATCCTTCGGGACATGGCGAAGAAACTCGTCCACAGCGACGGGGTTTTCATGAAACTCTTCATGCTCGTCGCAGACCTGGAGGGGTCGCACGTCGTCTACGATTCGAACAACGAGAAGGTTGTTGGCTACAACCACCAACTCCGATTCGACCGCAAGGCCATCGAGGAGATTTCGAAGAATAGCCGTCATCGACCACGCGGGATGCAGCTCAAGCACTACCATCCCGAGCACGTGCGCAAGAAGTCGGGTGACGACCCACTGTACCACCCGAAGCTCGGTGCGCTCTACAAGAAGAATCTGAACCAAGACCAATCGGTTCGGTGGACCGACCGCCACGACCTCGTCGACGACCTGGAAGAGAAAATGATGAACGTGCTCGAGTGGGCCGGCATTCCAACGAATCCGGGGTCATGGTTCGTCGAAGACGACCACTTCGTTCCCGGAGAATCCGACCGGCGGATTGCGTTCTGGGACGACCCGACGCCGGAAATTGAGGCGTCGCAGGAGTCGGTTATCATCCGGACGCTCCAGGAGCTGGAAGACTCTGACCGCGACGTCCTCGAATACGTCGCCATGGCCGACGGGGGAACTGTCGACGGGGCAGCCGAAGAGACCGGGTGGTCCGAAGCGACCGTCTACCGCGTCCTTCAGCGACTCAGCGGCCTCCTCGACTGCGACAATCGTGTTGTCTCGTGGGTCTCCTCGAAGATGTCCCAACAGGTCCGCGAAATCGTCTCTGTCACCGAGGACGTCGTCGAGTCCAACGCACGACTCATCGAGAATGTCCTCTCTGTCGACCCACGTGACCTGGAACGCTCCGGCCGTGCTCTGCAGAACTGGCTCAATCGATACGGTGCTGAAGTCGTCCAGGGGATGGACGATCGCTCGAAGCGCGTGAAGATTCGCGTTCGGTCGATTCTAACCGAATCGAAGAACAGCACTGCGAAAGGCGAGTACCTACCCGACGTGATCGACGCAGGCTACTCCGCGTGGTGTGACGCCGGCCTCGACGCCGGTCGGTTCTACAACGCCATCATCGAATTCGACCAGGCGTACGGTCCAAAACAGTCCGCAATCGCGAGTCAGCACCTCAGATAGAGCGGCCCTCGTGAGTGGCAACACTACTCGTCGTCTCTTTCTTTTATATACTACACCTTGGTTTTCGCCCGGACCCGTGTTTCGGGTGGACCCTTCGACACCTGTGAGCGACGGCATCGCGCCGGTTCCGCGGCAGGTCGGTCGCACTGCGTGCGACCATCCCCTTAGCGAGTGTGACTAACGTCACAACTTTCAAAAAATAACCCTCCGGCTGTGTAGCTCCAGTTGACGCAGTCGAAAGGGGAGGGGCGAAGGGTTGCATGAAGAATTCGGAAGTTGATGCTTGAGTAACTTCCACGCTCGCTGATTACGCAGTGTGAAGCAGCAACAACCGAACCTATTCGACGCAGGAATGGAATTTGATTAGTCGTCGAACTCGTCCAGACTCGATTCTTTCCGGACGAACTCTTCGCGGGCTCTTTGATAGGCCAATTTTCCTGTCTCCTCGGGAACCATCCCATCAAAGAATTTGTCCTTCACCATGTCTTTGATCTCACCTGGGTCTTCTGACTCCCACATTATCCTAAAGTCACGCTCTTTAACCACGTCTGCGTCTGAATCCTTTATCATACCATAGTTCAGAGCGATCTCCAACAGTTCATCTATCCGCGAATCAACAACGCGGTCTATGTTCCGGCGGTTGGTCCCCAGATGGATTTTGGATTTGAATGTCCGCTCAAACTCTCGTTTTCTAAATTCCTTTGGTTCATCAACCGAGCCCATATTGTTTAAGTAGAGTTGGAGCAGCACTTCGCCGAGAGGAAACACTGGGTGACTGGTTAGGTGGAATCGAATATCGTCGTTCTCAGCAAGTGTTGGGTCGATTCCGTCCTCTCCTAATCTCCTCAAATTTGGATTTTCAACGTGGCCATCGTGGTATTTTATCGTCTTATCTTCCTCGTCTGCTTCAGGAGGCATTTCGGCCTCGATTAATTTCCAAACAGCATACTCGTCGGGATCTGTAGCAATCTTCATCACTTCCATGTCTGCATCGACAAGATCGATTGCTCGAGTGAACGTGAGATACTGAACTGACTGAATTGAAAGGTCTGAACACTGAATGTGTCTTTTTATTTTATCACGCCGTGACCCGGACTCGAGCAGGTCTTTGGTCGTGTTAATTTCATCAACCCAGTGTTGGTATTCCTCGCCACCTACATTACAAGAAACAAAACAGAGATGAACACCACTAGGTTGTTTTTTCGCTAGAAGTAACTCTGCTCCAGAGTCACCAAATTCACGAAGAGGGTTTATGATCGTTGTCTCAAATCCACTATCACTCCCCATTGCAGCGTCCTTAGGGGAAAACGCATTCACGATATCCCGGAAGAGGTTGTACTCTTGCTTACTTGTTGACTGAAAAGTCGTGACATAGCTTTTCCTTGCTCTCTCTTCGTCGATGCTGTCGTATTTTTTAGTGAATAACCGCTCAAAGGAGCGTTTGTCTCCTTTCCCCAGTTCAGCAAAATACCCGTCGTCGTATGGTTTTGGGTCCTTCATGCGACTTTCTTCGGGGTACATTCTGAGTCGAAGTGGTCACTCAAAAAGTTGAATATCCGAAGAGACTGGTCAATGTCAGTCAACTCTCTCGGGAACACCCGAACTTGGTTTCCTTTACTCTTGAGAGTGGTTCTCTCGTTAGTAGTTTCATCAATTAACTCTGCTTGGAAGGATTTGAATTCGGGGTACGCAGTATATTCTGAAACGCTGAATTCCCAAAAGTCGGTATCCATATGCGATTCGAAGTTCTCCAGGTTTTCCGCACTGATACCATCAGCAACCTCAACGGCCCAAGGAGTACTCACAGAGAACTTATCTTCTCCGAAGAATGCACTGTCTGCTTTTCCGTAGTGCCCAGTATTCGCGTACTTTTTCATCTCCTTGACACGTTCAACTTCTTTATTGAACTGCAGCCACAGTTCTTGGAGGCTACCATTGACGTGTACGAACGTACCGTCTGTTTTTATTTTGAATTTGAATTCGTTGGGCTTCTCAAAAACCATTATCTGAGGTAAAATCCCGTAATTATACCTCATCTCACGGTAGGTGTCCAGTCCATCGATAGCACGATACTGAATCGATCGTTCAGTTTCAGGACGACGTCGAGCGCTTATTTTCGAATCAGCAGAGCGTCTCGCACTGAAATATGGGACTAATATATTTTCGTGGTTTGCCACGATATCCTTCCGCAACTCGTCCAGCTCACGCTTGGAAAGCATTAGACGACCCAGGTGAGGCGTTTCGATCAGAAACTTTGAGATGGTGGGTGGAATTTGGTCCGTTTTGTTTGCGTTTGTAATGAACAGAGGAACATGGTCATCGAGGTAGACATAGCTGTAGACCGGTTCTTCATCAACTGTACTGTGTAGTAGATGGAGATCGCCGGACGAGTTAAGGATGCTAAAGCTAGACTGCACAAAGCCTA
The genomic region above belongs to Haloferax marinisediminis and contains:
- a CDS encoding helix-turn-helix transcriptional regulator encodes the protein MSHVASAPHETRGNLLYTEYEDSPYWAVRQLYNHIDGGAKGIEVEIPRYDAPGTEVWTVSLGFHESGLSPSKRDTVNSLLEYDINAYGEGQRKLPIIIQPRLGWDDENRPNSVPANLGRSTNVKLNNTVNVELDEIPHLIREILRAVCERVGFDWSRRYFTETPHEYSTITQHERYIRILRDMAKKLVHSDGVFMKLFMLVADLEGSHVVYDSNNEKVVGYNHQLRFDRKAIEEISKNSRHRPRGMQLKHYHPEHVRKKSGDDPLYHPKLGALYKKNLNQDQSVRWTDRHDLVDDLEEKMMNVLEWAGIPTNPGSWFVEDDHFVPGESDRRIAFWDDPTPEIEASQESVIIRTLQELEDSDRDVLEYVAMADGGTVDGAAEETGWSEATVYRVLQRLSGLLDCDNRVVSWVSSKMSQQVREIVSVTEDVVESNARLIENVLSVDPRDLERSGRALQNWLNRYGAEVVQGMDDRSKRVKIRVRSILTESKNSTAKGEYLPDVIDAGYSAWCDAGLDAGRFYNAIIEFDQAYGPKQSAIASQHLR